One stretch of Sinomonas terrae DNA includes these proteins:
- a CDS encoding KTSC domain-containing protein codes for MIDWQPVDGSSRIVAEAYLPESETILVRFPNGVEWAYSACPQTTWDEFTADGQSRGQYIAAVLNAKPNGPWAS; via the coding sequence ATGATCGACTGGCAGCCCGTGGACGGATCGTCTCGAATCGTCGCTGAGGCATACCTGCCTGAGAGCGAGACCATCCTTGTCCGCTTCCCGAACGGAGTCGAATGGGCCTACTCCGCATGTCCACAGACCACCTGGGATGAGTTCACCGCTGATGGGCAATCCCGAGGTCAATACATCGCGGCCGTCCTCAATGCGAAGCCGAACGGCCCTTGGGCGAGTTAG
- a CDS encoding ATP-binding protein has product MPVCLEASRFVTRHAAIVGSTGAGKTSCVASLLQGFARGGWDAANIVVIDPHGEYAEALSGHASIRSVLDSGDRGIRVPYWALPALDILHAFAGTHGGGTAQSRFRELVTQERRAFATEADWLALDSASVTADTPIPFDLRKVWHQLDAENNEVRQVKTDPATAVAESEGDPQTLTPKKFAPYGPASAPPFKSPIHGTYGAVPELLRLGLLDPRRSFLQEPVGDPQGEDPLIDEVANWLGRERPVSILDFSGVPDEASELAIGVILTLIFETAVRTPAGGTGIGRSRPVLIVLEEAHRYLGPAAAHMASNAANRIAREGRKYGVGLVLVTQRPSELPDTALAQAGTLIALRLSNSADQAKIRAALPDSVSGLATVLPALRTGEAIVTGEAISLPARALVDAPTPFPNAHDPSLESWRQPGSPPNVAAAIASWRGIYNMEET; this is encoded by the coding sequence GTGCCGGTATGCCTTGAAGCCAGCCGATTCGTCACCCGACACGCGGCAATCGTCGGCTCGACCGGCGCTGGCAAGACGAGCTGCGTGGCTTCACTTCTCCAAGGGTTTGCCCGAGGAGGCTGGGACGCAGCCAACATCGTCGTCATCGATCCCCATGGGGAGTACGCCGAGGCGCTCAGCGGCCACGCATCCATTCGTTCCGTACTCGACAGTGGAGACCGCGGCATCCGCGTGCCCTATTGGGCTTTGCCAGCGCTCGACATCCTCCATGCCTTTGCAGGAACACATGGGGGAGGCACAGCTCAAAGTCGCTTCCGTGAACTAGTCACTCAGGAACGACGCGCCTTCGCCACCGAAGCCGACTGGCTCGCACTCGACTCCGCATCGGTCACTGCTGACACCCCGATCCCTTTTGATCTCCGCAAGGTATGGCATCAGCTCGACGCCGAAAACAACGAAGTTCGACAGGTCAAGACTGACCCGGCAACAGCAGTCGCGGAAAGCGAGGGCGACCCGCAGACGCTAACCCCTAAGAAGTTTGCGCCGTATGGTCCCGCGAGTGCGCCCCCGTTCAAGAGCCCGATCCACGGCACCTATGGTGCTGTCCCGGAGCTGCTTCGTCTTGGGCTCCTGGATCCACGCCGCTCCTTCCTTCAGGAACCAGTAGGCGATCCGCAGGGAGAAGATCCCCTCATCGACGAGGTCGCCAACTGGCTAGGACGCGAAAGACCAGTCTCCATCCTCGACTTCAGCGGAGTTCCCGACGAAGCCAGCGAGCTGGCGATCGGCGTCATTCTCACACTGATATTTGAAACAGCGGTTCGCACCCCTGCTGGCGGGACCGGTATTGGCCGCTCCCGCCCTGTGCTCATCGTCCTAGAGGAAGCACATCGCTACCTCGGGCCGGCCGCCGCGCACATGGCCAGCAACGCAGCGAATCGCATCGCTCGAGAGGGCCGCAAGTATGGCGTGGGGTTGGTACTTGTGACTCAACGACCTTCCGAGCTTCCCGACACTGCGCTCGCACAAGCAGGAACTCTTATAGCGTTGAGGCTCAGCAACTCAGCAGATCAGGCGAAGATTAGAGCCGCGTTGCCCGACAGCGTATCCGGACTGGCCACTGTGCTGCCGGCACTACGAACCGGCGAGGCGATCGTCACCGGTGAGGCGATTAGCTTGCCAGCGCGCGCTCTGGTGGACGCCCCAACGCCCTTCCCGAATGCACACGACCCCTCTCTTGAGTCTTGGCGCCAACCAGGCAGCCCACCGAACGTGGCAGCGGCGATCGCGTCGTGGCGAGGAATCTACAACATGGAGGAAACATGA
- a CDS encoding SIR2 family protein: MRAHDVMGFVNGLSEKLASRSRHVCLFLGAGASKACGLPDVAGLTEHVRGSLTADELAAFERLATGRNLEQVLSRLRRIATLLEGGEDTVDGLTGAQAGALDIEICRLIIDRLMSGEVTHEPMWRLASWAARADYHRPIELFTVNYDLLAESGLEALGVPYFDGFVGTLRAQFRGDLVEGVGDTERGVQSAGASLPSFLVRLWKLHGSVHWVWSEDESPTVVRLGTPAPDDHPAAIYPSDAKYDESRRVPFLVLQDRLRHALDEPETLTLITGYAFGDQHLNETIFNAARRRPRSEFIAFCYSTIPDEVATLAATTPNVQVVTRSEAILGGIRQPWKTPESIPDDVWKDDAFLLGDFEFFTRFLARSSPPRGELESRLADLLAKAVESNG; this comes from the coding sequence ATGCGGGCACACGATGTCATGGGGTTCGTGAACGGGTTGAGCGAGAAGCTTGCCTCCCGTTCGCGTCATGTGTGCCTGTTCCTCGGCGCCGGTGCGTCGAAAGCTTGTGGCCTCCCTGACGTGGCCGGACTGACTGAGCATGTCCGGGGTTCCTTGACGGCCGATGAGTTGGCCGCTTTTGAGCGCCTTGCGACGGGTCGGAATCTGGAGCAAGTGCTCAGCAGGCTACGCCGCATTGCGACGTTGCTTGAAGGAGGCGAGGACACGGTCGACGGGCTGACTGGGGCGCAGGCGGGCGCCCTGGATATCGAGATTTGTCGGCTAATTATCGATAGGCTCATGTCCGGAGAAGTTACGCATGAGCCGATGTGGCGGCTTGCGTCGTGGGCAGCCAGAGCGGACTATCACCGGCCCATCGAGCTTTTCACGGTCAACTACGACCTGCTCGCCGAATCCGGGCTTGAGGCACTTGGCGTCCCTTACTTTGATGGATTCGTAGGCACCTTGCGCGCCCAGTTCCGCGGGGATCTCGTTGAAGGCGTCGGAGACACGGAGCGCGGTGTCCAGTCAGCGGGCGCTTCACTTCCGTCCTTCCTCGTCCGTCTGTGGAAGCTCCACGGATCAGTGCATTGGGTCTGGAGCGAGGACGAAAGTCCCACCGTCGTGCGCCTCGGAACGCCAGCGCCGGATGACCACCCGGCTGCGATCTATCCTTCGGACGCGAAGTACGATGAGTCGCGACGGGTGCCATTCCTCGTGCTCCAGGACCGGCTACGGCATGCACTTGATGAGCCCGAGACTCTTACCTTGATCACTGGCTACGCGTTCGGCGATCAACACCTGAACGAGACGATCTTCAATGCGGCTCGTCGACGGCCGCGCTCTGAGTTCATCGCTTTCTGCTATTCCACGATTCCCGACGAAGTCGCGACACTCGCGGCCACGACGCCAAACGTCCAGGTCGTCACGCGCAGCGAGGCAATCCTGGGAGGTATCCGACAACCCTGGAAAACGCCTGAATCGATCCCCGACGATGTGTGGAAGGACGACGCATTCTTACTGGGTGACTTCGAGTTCTTCACTCGTTTCCTGGCACGGAGTTCCCCACCACGCGGGGAGCTGGAATCGCGTCTCGCAGATTTGCTTGCGAAAGCGGTGGAATCGAATGGGTGA
- a CDS encoding YaaC family protein, with translation MISIAEMGAEPIAQIWQELRALRSQKPGAAKKGDRLATFDAALEQAEQLFTAASVVGTATQPIILLYGLSQLGRAIAASSPLLSNNEYALSGHGIDDGRQLQGATSNGGLAKLMIRAEKNGAFPVVAKALGASPMVEPVPLGDIWALLPYSERFPLPYAGRLLRLDFMPARSFLGRVDEEEAGSLNLLPTHLQMDVEDPNCVPGEIIEEEWRRLREFLANYPTLSGWHTQGLLQRVPYIRGESDSYGSYLSISLAFKPREDDPRTPADQRAQIYHGARYVYPALDEGGRPAHPFMLWWAVLYPLSRLARYYPGVWMKLTSISSDPHAAPIEFILREAIRAVPELALRAISWSMIPHV, from the coding sequence ATGATCTCGATTGCCGAGATGGGTGCCGAGCCCATTGCCCAAATTTGGCAGGAACTCCGTGCGCTTCGTTCACAGAAGCCTGGGGCGGCGAAGAAGGGCGATCGACTTGCTACATTCGATGCAGCCCTCGAGCAGGCTGAACAACTGTTCACAGCTGCATCTGTGGTTGGCACTGCCACACAGCCGATCATCCTTTTGTACGGGCTTTCCCAGTTGGGCCGCGCCATAGCCGCATCCTCGCCGTTGCTGTCCAACAATGAATATGCCCTCAGCGGTCACGGAATCGACGATGGGCGGCAGTTGCAGGGGGCTACATCGAATGGAGGCCTCGCGAAGCTGATGATCCGCGCCGAGAAGAACGGAGCGTTTCCCGTCGTGGCCAAGGCTCTCGGTGCGTCCCCCATGGTCGAGCCGGTCCCGTTGGGCGACATCTGGGCGCTGTTGCCCTACTCCGAGAGATTCCCTCTACCTTACGCAGGACGTCTGCTCCGGCTCGACTTCATGCCGGCCCGCTCCTTCCTTGGGCGGGTGGACGAAGAGGAAGCCGGCAGCCTGAATCTTCTGCCGACGCATCTTCAGATGGACGTGGAAGACCCGAATTGCGTCCCGGGGGAGATCATAGAAGAAGAGTGGAGGCGGCTCAGGGAATTCCTCGCGAATTATCCGACGCTTAGCGGCTGGCATACGCAAGGCCTGCTTCAGCGGGTCCCATACATTCGCGGAGAGTCTGATTCCTATGGGTCTTATTTGTCGATTTCACTCGCCTTCAAGCCCCGGGAGGACGACCCCAGGACTCCAGCAGATCAGCGGGCCCAGATCTACCACGGAGCCCGCTACGTATACCCGGCGCTCGACGAGGGTGGGCGGCCCGCCCACCCTTTCATGCTCTGGTGGGCCGTGCTCTATCCCCTCTCCCGTTTGGCAAGGTACTACCCGGGCGTGTGGATGAAACTGACTTCAATATCGAGTGACCCGCATGCGGCCCCTATTGAGTTCATCCTCCGGGAGGCCATCCGAGCCGTTCCCGAGCTAGCACTAAGGGCCATAAGCTGGTCCATGATCCCGCATGTTTGA
- the mobF gene encoding MobF family relaxase: protein MRVMSAGDGYKYLLRTVAAADGDRSLSTPLTRYYAEAGTPPGRWLGSGLPALGAGQLRAGDEVSEAQLQLLVGMGRDPLTGEPLGRAYPSYQSVSERVAERVRRLDSELGPVERAHAIAAIEAEEAARGTQRAVAGFDYTFSIPKSASVLWAVADAATQALIAGAHHAAVAEMVAFLEREVAATRIGATGAEGAVAQAAVKGVIATAFDHYDSRAGDPHLHTHVVISNKVQTAQDGKWRSLDGRPMHAATVALSELHEAVFADHMTRAFGLSWEQREMGRDRNPAWAISAVPEGLVGEFSTRSRHIEVEKDRLIEEYVSRHGHQPSTATILKLRAQATLATRPEKVVRSLADLTAEWRHRAAGMLGGDATAWARKVIGNGPAPLLRADDVPLELVAELGRSVVEAVGEKRSTWRRWNLVAEAARQTMGYRFASTRDREAVVGLVVDAAEAASLRLTPPELATSPAVFRRPDGSSVFRPNHSTVFSSEDLLAAEDRLLERSRNTAGPTVPLATVEKATARPDSGGRVLGEDQAAALAAVAVSGRVVDVLVGPAGAGKTMAMNALRRAWEAEHGKGSVVGLAPSAAAAQVLGGDLGIPAENTARWWTEHQLHGTGFGAGRLVIIDEASLAGTLSLDRITDVAADAGAKVLLVGDYAQLQSVDAGGAFGLLVSDRDDAPELIDVHRFTHDWEKSASLALRHGRTEAVDAYLGHGRIAGGDAEAMIDVAYTAWRADRAAGLVSVLIAESRDDVTALNRRARADLILEGVLTPGREVELNDGTHAGVGDTVITRRNDRRLRNGRDWVRNGERWTVTAVRGDGSVTVRKSGLRLRGSIVLPASYAAEHVDLGYAVTAHRAQGITADTAHVLVEPTTTRENLYVAMTRGREGNHAYVVLNRPDDHAEAHPSENPDATARSVLCGVLQHVGAEPSAHEAITAEQEAWGSIAQLAAEYETIAQAAQHDRWAALIRTSGLTARQAEGVIDSDAFGALTAELRRAEANHHDVDQLLPRLVQAHGFEDADDIAAVIHHRLARVTARPTGSGRTRRPPRLIAGLIPRADGPMSQDMRDALDEREELIEARADAVLEVALDANAAWVAALGAPPRDHRGAGIWRQQARVVAAYRDRYAITADTPLVAPPETVAQKIDRARAEAALRALAATQAQTGSERRLSRQPTRQHTL, encoded by the coding sequence ATGCGAGTGATGAGTGCGGGGGACGGGTACAAGTACCTGCTGCGCACTGTGGCCGCCGCTGATGGCGATCGGTCCCTGTCGACTCCTCTGACCCGCTACTACGCAGAGGCGGGGACCCCGCCGGGCCGTTGGCTCGGCAGCGGCCTGCCTGCCCTCGGGGCGGGACAGCTCCGTGCGGGCGATGAGGTCTCAGAGGCCCAGCTGCAGCTGCTGGTCGGGATGGGTCGCGACCCGCTCACCGGTGAACCCTTGGGCCGCGCCTACCCCTCTTACCAATCCGTCTCTGAGCGGGTCGCCGAGCGAGTGAGGAGGCTCGACTCCGAGCTGGGTCCTGTCGAGCGGGCTCACGCGATCGCCGCGATCGAGGCGGAGGAGGCAGCGCGCGGGACACAGCGGGCGGTTGCGGGCTTCGACTACACGTTCTCGATCCCGAAGTCCGCGAGCGTTTTGTGGGCGGTGGCGGACGCGGCGACGCAGGCGCTGATCGCGGGCGCGCATCATGCTGCGGTTGCGGAGATGGTTGCGTTCCTCGAGCGCGAGGTTGCAGCGACCCGGATCGGGGCAACCGGTGCCGAGGGGGCGGTTGCGCAGGCGGCCGTGAAGGGGGTGATCGCGACCGCGTTCGACCACTACGACAGCAGGGCGGGGGACCCGCACCTGCACACCCATGTCGTGATCTCGAACAAGGTGCAAACAGCCCAGGACGGGAAGTGGCGGTCGCTGGATGGCCGGCCGATGCACGCGGCGACTGTGGCGCTCTCGGAGCTGCACGAGGCGGTCTTCGCCGACCACATGACCCGCGCGTTCGGCCTCAGCTGGGAGCAGCGCGAGATGGGCCGGGACCGCAACCCCGCGTGGGCCATCAGTGCTGTGCCGGAGGGGCTGGTGGGGGAGTTCTCCACTCGCTCCCGCCATATCGAGGTGGAGAAGGACCGGCTGATCGAGGAGTACGTGTCGCGCCATGGGCACCAGCCCTCGACCGCGACGATCCTGAAGCTGCGCGCCCAGGCGACCCTCGCCACGCGGCCGGAGAAGGTAGTCCGTTCGCTCGCGGATCTCACCGCGGAGTGGCGCCACCGCGCCGCCGGCATGCTGGGCGGGGACGCCACAGCATGGGCGCGAAAGGTCATCGGGAACGGGCCGGCGCCGCTGTTGCGCGCCGACGACGTCCCGCTCGAGCTGGTCGCCGAGCTCGGGCGCAGCGTGGTCGAAGCAGTGGGCGAGAAGCGGTCCACGTGGCGGCGGTGGAACCTGGTCGCCGAAGCCGCCCGGCAGACGATGGGCTACCGGTTCGCCAGCACGCGTGACCGCGAGGCCGTCGTCGGGCTCGTCGTGGACGCGGCCGAGGCCGCGTCGCTGCGGCTGACCCCGCCGGAGCTCGCGACCAGTCCGGCCGTGTTCCGCCGCCCGGATGGGTCGTCTGTGTTCCGGCCGAACCACTCGACCGTGTTCTCCTCCGAGGACCTGCTGGCCGCCGAGGACCGCCTCCTCGAACGCTCCCGCAACACCGCCGGCCCCACGGTCCCGCTCGCCACGGTCGAGAAGGCCACCGCGAGGCCCGACAGTGGAGGCCGGGTGCTCGGCGAGGACCAGGCCGCGGCCCTTGCCGCGGTCGCGGTCTCCGGCCGCGTCGTCGATGTCCTCGTCGGGCCGGCCGGAGCAGGCAAGACGATGGCGATGAACGCCCTGCGCCGGGCGTGGGAGGCAGAGCACGGCAAGGGCTCCGTGGTGGGGCTCGCCCCGTCCGCGGCCGCAGCGCAGGTCCTCGGCGGCGACTTGGGCATTCCCGCGGAGAACACGGCGAGGTGGTGGACCGAGCACCAGCTCCACGGGACAGGGTTCGGGGCCGGGCGGCTCGTCATCATCGACGAGGCCTCCCTCGCCGGCACCCTGTCACTGGACCGCATTACCGACGTCGCCGCCGACGCCGGCGCGAAGGTCCTGCTCGTCGGGGACTATGCCCAGCTCCAGTCCGTCGACGCCGGCGGCGCGTTCGGCCTCCTCGTCTCCGACCGCGACGACGCCCCGGAGCTGATCGACGTCCACCGGTTCACCCACGACTGGGAGAAGAGCGCGTCCCTGGCGCTGCGGCACGGGCGCACCGAGGCCGTCGACGCCTACCTCGGCCACGGCCGGATCGCCGGGGGAGACGCCGAAGCAATGATCGACGTCGCGTACACGGCCTGGCGCGCCGACCGCGCGGCGGGACTGGTCTCAGTGCTGATCGCCGAGTCCCGCGACGACGTGACCGCGTTGAACAGGCGGGCCCGGGCCGACCTCATCCTCGAGGGCGTCCTCACACCCGGCCGCGAGGTCGAACTGAACGACGGGACGCATGCAGGGGTCGGTGACACGGTCATCACCCGCCGGAACGACCGGCGACTGCGCAATGGCAGGGACTGGGTCCGCAACGGCGAACGCTGGACGGTCACCGCCGTCCGCGGGGACGGCTCGGTCACCGTCCGCAAGTCCGGGCTCCGGCTCCGGGGTTCGATCGTCCTGCCGGCCTCGTATGCGGCCGAGCACGTCGATCTCGGGTACGCGGTCACGGCCCATCGGGCGCAGGGCATCACCGCCGATACCGCCCACGTGCTGGTGGAGCCGACCACGACCAGGGAGAACCTCTACGTCGCCATGACCCGCGGACGCGAAGGGAACCATGCCTACGTGGTTCTGAACAGGCCCGACGACCACGCCGAAGCACACCCCTCCGAGAACCCCGACGCCACCGCCCGAAGCGTCCTGTGCGGGGTGCTCCAGCACGTCGGCGCCGAACCCTCCGCCCACGAAGCCATCACCGCCGAGCAGGAGGCGTGGGGCTCGATCGCGCAGCTCGCCGCAGAGTACGAGACCATCGCCCAGGCCGCCCAACACGACCGCTGGGCCGCCCTCATCCGCACCAGCGGCCTCACCGCCCGGCAGGCCGAGGGCGTCATCGACTCCGACGCCTTCGGCGCCCTCACCGCCGAACTGCGCCGCGCGGAAGCGAACCACCACGACGTCGACCAGCTCCTGCCCCGCCTCGTCCAGGCCCACGGATTCGAGGACGCCGACGACATCGCCGCCGTCATCCACCACCGCCTCGCCAGGGTCACCGCGCGCCCAACCGGCTCCGGGCGCACCCGCAGACCGCCGCGTCTCATCGCGGGGCTCATTCCGCGCGCCGACGGGCCGATGAGCCAGGACATGCGCGACGCCCTCGACGAGCGCGAAGAGCTCATCGAGGCACGCGCCGACGCCGTGCTTGAGGTGGCGTTGGATGCGAACGCCGCCTGGGTGGCGGCTCTTGGCGCCCCGCCTCGGGACCATCGGGGGGCAGGGATCTGGAGGCAGCAAGCGCGGGTCGTCGCCGCGTACCGGGATCGGTACGCCATCACCGCAGACACCCCGCTGGTGGCTCCGCCCGAGACGGTGGCCCAGAAGATCGACAGGGCACGCGCTGAAGCAGCACTCCGCGCCCTCGCCGCCACACAAGCGCAGACCGGTTCCGAGCGAAGGCTCTCGCGCCAGCCGACAAGACAGCACACGCTGTGA
- a CDS encoding Fis family transcriptional regulator, with the protein MPRPRKAEDPTRWPVPCSRCGQHHQTVANWSDGGVCGYCYQQAKRTRGTCACGHEGILPGLVDGAPACRHCSGVRLNVDCTSCGAEEELHSGGRCWSCTLADTVDGLLARPTRGTVSPELVPLATALKSMKRANSGLTWIRQEHVSAFLRRLAVAPSVSHEAFDGLPNSRTREYVRGLLVEHGVLPRRDELRARYDDWAKEALERVGDPENRELVRRYIRWHHQRRMNHADGVGHGTFLRSKQSVTVAIDFLNWLTGRGTRLAELQQAHLDAWQAEGPTTREVADRFLNWAIKTHTAPAGLRMAPHKRGTSPRLSASQQEEAVQQVLHSDLLSPRDRAVAILVIVFGQQIERVAALTWDDVAVTDELVTVRLGGIEIALPAPLDAPWRELASAPGNGLTAAHPNSNWIFRGLSPGRHISSAHLRQRLRAVFSARAARLGTLHELTRLAPVAIIAETLGYSPATIERHATDSAAAYSQYVATRRGKRATPQNG; encoded by the coding sequence ATGCCTAGGCCCCGCAAGGCCGAGGACCCGACCCGCTGGCCCGTCCCCTGCTCCCGCTGCGGCCAGCACCACCAGACCGTCGCGAACTGGTCCGACGGCGGGGTCTGCGGCTACTGCTACCAGCAGGCCAAGCGCACCCGGGGCACCTGTGCCTGCGGCCACGAAGGCATCCTGCCCGGGCTGGTCGACGGCGCCCCCGCCTGCCGGCACTGCTCCGGGGTCCGCCTGAACGTCGACTGCACCTCCTGCGGGGCCGAGGAAGAGCTCCACAGCGGCGGCCGCTGCTGGAGCTGCACCCTTGCCGACACGGTCGACGGCCTCCTCGCCCGCCCGACACGCGGGACCGTCTCCCCGGAGCTCGTCCCGCTCGCGACAGCGCTGAAGTCGATGAAGCGTGCCAACAGCGGCCTGACCTGGATCCGGCAGGAGCACGTCAGCGCGTTCCTCCGCCGCCTCGCCGTCGCCCCTTCGGTCAGCCATGAGGCCTTCGACGGTCTGCCGAACTCGCGCACCCGCGAATACGTCCGGGGCCTGCTCGTAGAACACGGCGTCCTCCCACGCCGCGACGAACTCCGCGCCCGCTACGACGACTGGGCGAAGGAAGCCCTCGAACGGGTCGGCGACCCGGAGAACCGCGAGCTCGTCCGCCGCTACATCCGCTGGCACCACCAACGCCGCATGAACCACGCGGACGGAGTCGGCCACGGCACCTTCCTGCGCAGCAAGCAGAGCGTCACCGTCGCCATCGACTTCCTGAACTGGCTCACCGGCAGGGGAACCCGCCTCGCCGAACTCCAGCAGGCCCACCTGGATGCATGGCAGGCAGAAGGCCCCACCACCCGCGAGGTCGCGGACCGATTCCTCAACTGGGCCATCAAGACCCACACAGCCCCGGCCGGGCTGAGGATGGCCCCGCACAAGAGGGGAACCAGCCCCAGGCTCAGCGCCTCCCAGCAGGAGGAAGCCGTCCAGCAGGTCCTCCACAGCGACCTGCTGTCCCCGCGGGACCGCGCCGTCGCCATCCTCGTCATCGTCTTCGGGCAGCAGATCGAACGCGTCGCCGCCCTGACCTGGGACGACGTCGCCGTCACCGACGAGCTCGTCACCGTCCGCCTCGGCGGCATCGAGATCGCCCTCCCGGCCCCGCTCGACGCGCCCTGGCGCGAGCTCGCCTCAGCCCCGGGAAACGGCCTCACCGCGGCACACCCGAACAGCAACTGGATCTTCCGCGGCCTCTCCCCCGGACGGCACATCAGCTCCGCGCACCTGCGGCAGCGCCTCCGAGCCGTCTTCAGCGCCCGCGCCGCCCGACTCGGCACGCTCCACGAGCTGACCAGGCTCGCACCCGTGGCCATCATCGCCGAAACGCTCGGCTACTCACCCGCCACCATCGAACGCCACGCCACCGACTCCGCCGCTGCCTACAGCCAGTACGTCGCGACGAGACGAGGCAAGCGCGCCACACCTCAGAACGGCTGA
- a CDS encoding helix-turn-helix domain-containing protein: protein MSEQRRIGYHWNLRKLMAQRNLWKTTELLPLLRARGINLSNAQVHRLVTGTPERIPAHTFAALCDILECTPNDLFEPYVQMRAAATANAPRRPEDIGVKPGDPIARRIRLIPPEDDA, encoded by the coding sequence ATGAGCGAACAGCGCCGCATCGGCTACCACTGGAACCTCCGGAAGCTCATGGCCCAGCGGAACCTCTGGAAGACCACCGAGCTCCTCCCCCTGCTCAGGGCCCGGGGCATCAACCTCTCCAACGCCCAGGTCCACCGGCTCGTCACCGGCACCCCCGAGCGGATCCCCGCGCACACCTTCGCCGCCCTCTGCGACATCCTCGAGTGCACCCCCAACGACCTGTTCGAGCCCTACGTCCAGATGCGCGCGGCCGCCACGGCGAACGCCCCGCGCAGGCCCGAGGACATCGGGGTCAAGCCCGGCGATCCCATCGCCCGCAGGATCCGCCTGATCCCACCCGAGGACGATGCCTAG
- a CDS encoding tyrosine-type recombinase/integrase, which yields MELLPGRIPDFLTDQDVGLLRAEDRVFEAMLDRWRAQMLARGLTTAFIRSSCRTVERFRDHANEYPWRWSAHHVDDFLSDQRGGAGPLSLSTLRSYAGAIRAFCAYLTDSRYGWAALCERVFAAVPTQVVFEWNSPRHTTDDAVPPRRRAFTKTELQAFFDAADDVVDTEFAKGSKRWLPAMRDSVAFKVAYAYGLRRRELAMLEDVDFGPNPHVPAFGAFGSLQVRWAKGTKGSGPRRRTVLTVPEFEWVVDLLRFWLSPEGRGRFATADRSQSLWPSERSASAAVRNFDRSFQSVRKLAGLPEELSLHALRHSYVTHLIEAGYDPLFVQQQVGHSYSSTTALYTSVSSDFKHRTIQRMIAARIGSPENEGRNRA from the coding sequence GTGGAGCTGCTGCCGGGACGGATTCCAGACTTCCTGACGGACCAGGACGTCGGGCTGCTGCGTGCCGAGGACCGGGTGTTCGAGGCGATGCTGGACCGGTGGCGTGCGCAGATGCTCGCGCGCGGGCTGACGACGGCGTTCATCAGGTCCTCGTGCCGGACCGTGGAGCGCTTCAGGGACCATGCCAACGAGTACCCGTGGCGCTGGTCGGCCCATCACGTGGACGATTTCCTGTCCGACCAGCGCGGTGGCGCGGGGCCGCTGAGCCTGTCGACGCTGCGCTCCTACGCGGGTGCGATCCGGGCGTTCTGCGCGTACCTGACCGACTCCCGCTACGGCTGGGCAGCCCTGTGCGAGCGGGTCTTCGCGGCCGTGCCGACACAGGTCGTCTTCGAGTGGAACTCACCCAGGCACACCACCGACGACGCCGTGCCGCCGCGCCGGCGGGCTTTCACGAAGACGGAGCTCCAGGCGTTCTTCGATGCCGCCGACGACGTCGTGGACACCGAGTTCGCCAAGGGCTCCAAGCGCTGGCTGCCGGCGATGCGGGACTCGGTCGCGTTCAAGGTGGCCTACGCCTACGGGCTGCGCCGCCGCGAGCTGGCGATGCTCGAGGACGTCGACTTCGGCCCGAATCCCCATGTCCCTGCGTTCGGGGCCTTCGGCTCGCTCCAGGTCCGCTGGGCCAAGGGAACCAAGGGCTCCGGGCCGCGGCGCCGCACCGTGCTGACCGTCCCGGAGTTCGAGTGGGTCGTCGACCTGCTCCGGTTCTGGCTCTCCCCCGAGGGCCGAGGCAGGTTTGCCACCGCAGACCGCTCCCAGAGCCTGTGGCCCTCGGAGCGCTCGGCCTCTGCAGCGGTACGGAACTTCGACCGGTCCTTCCAATCCGTCCGGAAGCTGGCCGGCCTGCCCGAGGAGCTGTCCCTGCACGCGCTGCGCCACTCCTACGTCACGCACCTGATCGAGGCCGGATACGACCCGCTGTTCGTCCAGCAGCAGGTCGGCCACAGCTACTCCTCGACCACCGCGCTCTACACTTCCGTCTCGTCCGACTTCAAGCACAGGACCATCCAGCGCATGATCGCGGCCAGGATCGGCAGCCCGGAGAACGAAGGCAGGAACCGAGCATGA